Proteins encoded within one genomic window of Flavobacterium gilvum:
- a CDS encoding heavy metal-binding domain-containing protein, translating into MKNLIIVLSAVFAFTTVASAQIATKEEEQKIVYVCPMHPDETNLSSGKCPKCGMELKKVTEKIPTYATKGSQPQSKTIIKYVCPMDSTTSDKPGKCSKCAMAMVKTTEKVDTHAQKGSQPKTKTVIKYVCQVDGTTSATAGKCSKCGTEMVKITEKVDLHPLKGSQPKTKTVTKYVCPMDGTTADTKGECPKCGMAMIQKENNK; encoded by the coding sequence ATGAAAAATTTAATTATAGTATTAAGTGCAGTTTTTGCATTTACTACCGTAGCATCAGCACAAATAGCTACAAAAGAAGAAGAACAAAAAATTGTGTATGTGTGTCCAATGCATCCAGACGAAACGAATCTAAGCTCCGGAAAATGTCCAAAATGCGGAATGGAATTGAAAAAAGTTACCGAAAAAATACCGACCTATGCTACAAAAGGAAGTCAGCCTCAAAGCAAAACGATAATAAAATATGTCTGTCCAATGGACAGCACAACTTCGGATAAACCTGGAAAATGCTCCAAATGTGCAATGGCAATGGTAAAAACTACTGAAAAAGTAGACACACACGCTCAAAAAGGAAGCCAACCTAAGACTAAAACTGTGATAAAATATGTTTGTCAAGTAGACGGTACAACTTCAGCTACTGCAGGAAAATGTTCTAAATGCGGAACTGAAATGGTAAAAATTACCGAAAAAGTGGACTTACACCCGCTAAAAGGTAGCCAGCCTAAAACTAAAACTGTGACAAAATATGTTTGTCCAATGGACGGCACAACTGCCGACACCAAAGGGGAATGCCCTAAATGTGGGATGGCAATGATTCAAAAAGAAAACAACAAATAA
- a CDS encoding DUF3347 domain-containing protein: MKKLILSAVVLSLALVSCNQKNKQEETVNPATENTETATVKVDPNAFSVKDIVTDYLSLKNALTKDDSNGASSAGKKLVETLGKTDMKKLSGEQMKTYMDIADDLKEHAEHIGDNAGKIAHQREHFVLMSKDINDLVQNFQSEQKLYQDFCPMADNGKGAIWISESKEIKNPYFGSEMLTCGSVRKEF; the protein is encoded by the coding sequence ATGAAAAAATTAATTCTTTCAGCCGTAGTACTATCATTAGCATTAGTTTCTTGTAACCAAAAAAACAAACAAGAGGAAACAGTTAATCCAGCCACAGAAAATACTGAGACTGCAACTGTAAAAGTCGACCCAAATGCATTTTCCGTTAAAGATATTGTTACGGATTATTTGTCTTTAAAAAATGCATTGACCAAAGATGATTCTAATGGAGCTTCAAGTGCAGGAAAAAAATTGGTGGAAACTTTAGGGAAAACGGATATGAAAAAATTGTCTGGCGAACAGATGAAAACCTATATGGATATTGCCGATGACCTTAAAGAACATGCCGAGCATATTGGAGATAACGCCGGAAAGATTGCCCACCAAAGAGAACATTTTGTTTTAATGAGCAAAGACATCAACGACTTGGTACAAAATTTTCAATCTGAACAAAAACTGTATCAGGATTTTTGCCCAATGGCCGATAATGGTAAAGGTGCAATTTGGATAAGCGAATCAAAAGAAATTAAAAACCCTTATTTCGGTTCTGAAATGCTTACTTGTGGTTCTGTGAGAAAGGAGTTCTAA
- a CDS encoding heme-binding domain-containing protein: protein MKNIFKKILGIGLIIFLLLQLYQPARNVAFEQDLTADFSKAYHVPSKVETILRNSCYDCHSNNTNYPWYSNIQPVRFFLENHIQNGKKDLNFDEFGTYSKRKQNSKLKAISKQIKLNEMPLRSYTLIHKNAMLSTGQKQEVINWINSLKDN, encoded by the coding sequence ATGAAAAATATCTTCAAAAAGATATTAGGTATTGGATTAATTATTTTTTTGCTCTTGCAGTTATATCAGCCTGCTCGAAACGTTGCTTTCGAGCAGGATTTAACTGCTGATTTTTCAAAAGCATATCATGTCCCTTCTAAAGTTGAGACGATATTGCGAAACTCTTGTTATGATTGTCACAGCAATAACACTAATTATCCCTGGTACTCCAATATTCAGCCTGTTAGATTTTTTTTGGAAAACCATATACAAAATGGGAAAAAAGATTTGAATTTCGATGAATTTGGAACTTATTCAAAACGCAAGCAAAATAGCAAATTGAAAGCTATAAGTAAACAAATTAAGTTGAATGAAATGCCTTTGAGGTCTTATACTTTAATTCATAAAAATGCAATGCTTTCCACTGGCCAAAAACAGGAAGTAATCAATTGGATTAATAGCCTTAAAGACAACTAA
- a CDS encoding GDCCVxC domain-containing (seleno)protein, protein MVSNCKTCIVFNGKSVELKSTLTCPNCGHKKDEMMPTDACQFFYECENCNTVLRPKQGDCCVFCSYGNIKCPPIQAGDKCC, encoded by the coding sequence ATGGTAAGTAATTGTAAAACTTGTATCGTATTCAACGGTAAATCTGTGGAGCTAAAATCAACTCTGACTTGTCCAAACTGTGGACATAAAAAAGATGAAATGATGCCAACAGATGCTTGTCAATTTTTTTATGAATGTGAAAATTGTAATACAGTTTTGAGACCCAAACAAGGCGATTGTTGTGTTTTTTGTAGCTATGGGAATATAAAATGTCCGCCAATACAAGCTGGAGACAAATGTTGTTAA
- a CDS encoding efflux RND transporter permease subunit, whose translation MVEKLISFSLRNRFIVLLISAGLFAWGVYSVQQNPIDAIPDLSENQVIVFTEWMGRSPQVIEAQVTYPLVSNLQGIPKVKNIRGASMFGMSFVYIVFEDNVDIYWARTRVLERLNYAQRLLPQSVVPTLGPDGTGVGHVFWYHFKANGMDLGEQRALQDWYVKFALQTVPGVAEVASFGGFEKQYQLVLDPLKMQHYKVSMMEVMNAVKANNNDVGGRKFEMSDMSYIIRGLGYIKNIKDVEDIAIKNYNSIPVRIKDIGSLQMGGDLRLGIFDENGSGEVVGGIVVMRYGENADNVIKAVKAKMKEVEKGLPEGVTFKTSYDRSELIEKAIDSVKGTLIEEMIAVSIVVLLFLFHWRSALIILIQLPISVAIGFILLEAFGISSNIMSLTGIALAIGVVVDDGIVMVENAYRTISEKQEEMDNNQHLT comes from the coding sequence ATGGTAGAAAAATTAATATCATTTTCATTAAGAAACAGATTTATAGTCCTGCTCATTTCAGCCGGTCTATTTGCTTGGGGTGTTTATTCTGTGCAACAAAATCCCATAGATGCCATTCCTGATTTATCCGAAAATCAAGTAATTGTATTTACGGAGTGGATGGGAAGAAGTCCGCAGGTTATCGAGGCACAAGTAACCTATCCCTTGGTGTCCAATCTACAAGGAATACCAAAAGTCAAGAATATTCGTGGTGCTTCTATGTTTGGGATGAGCTTCGTATATATTGTTTTTGAGGACAATGTAGATATCTATTGGGCAAGAACCCGGGTTTTGGAAAGACTCAATTATGCCCAGCGCCTTTTGCCTCAAAGTGTGGTTCCAACTCTTGGCCCAGATGGAACAGGTGTAGGTCATGTTTTTTGGTACCATTTCAAGGCGAATGGTATGGACTTGGGAGAACAAAGAGCATTACAGGATTGGTACGTGAAATTTGCATTGCAAACTGTTCCGGGAGTTGCCGAAGTAGCTTCGTTTGGTGGTTTTGAGAAACAATACCAATTGGTTTTAGACCCTTTGAAAATGCAACATTACAAAGTCAGTATGATGGAAGTGATGAACGCTGTAAAAGCCAATAATAATGATGTAGGCGGACGGAAATTCGAAATGAGTGATATGTCATACATAATAAGGGGATTGGGATATATAAAAAACATAAAGGACGTCGAGGACATAGCCATTAAAAATTACAATTCTATTCCGGTTCGAATAAAAGATATTGGCTCCCTGCAAATGGGTGGCGATTTGCGTTTAGGAATTTTTGACGAAAACGGTTCTGGCGAAGTAGTTGGCGGTATTGTAGTGATGCGATACGGAGAAAATGCCGATAATGTCATTAAAGCTGTCAAAGCAAAAATGAAAGAAGTGGAGAAAGGACTGCCGGAGGGTGTGACTTTTAAAACATCCTATGACCGAAGTGAATTGATTGAAAAAGCAATCGATTCTGTCAAAGGAACGCTAATCGAAGAGATGATTGCAGTATCAATAGTGGTTTTACTATTTCTTTTTCATTGGCGAAGCGCATTGATAATACTCATCCAATTACCCATATCGGTTGCTATTGGCTTCATTTTACTTGAAGCATTTGGTATTTCATCAAACATTATGTCATTGACGGGAATTGCTTTGGCAATTGGAGTTGTCGTAGATGATGGTATCGTAATGGTAGAGAATGCCTATAGAACAATTTCGGAAAAACAGGAAGAAATGGACAATAACCAACATCTTACTTAA